The segment ACCAATTCCCCTGTATGGTGGAAGTTTCCCTCTTTTTCTTTTCCACCCTGATTTTTTTACGACTTTTTTGATGCAGTCTTTGAGACCACAGCTTGCATAATGAATTTTGCTCAATGTTGTATAGCCCTTGTCCACAGCATTTTTTAGTCGAATTTCTGCCGGATCTATACCGATGTCCTCTGCTATCCTGTCGAGCTGCGAGCCGAAAGCAAAACGCAGTGTAACCATTCCTGTGCCGTGATGGAAGAAATAGGGCGGGTTGTTCGTATAAACCAACTTTCCATTGAATCTTGCTCCTTCGAGCTTATAGAGCATTTGCAGGGAGGTAGCCATAAATCTCAATACAATGAATTGGGTCTCCATATAAGCACCGCAGTCGGCTAATACCTTTGCTTCAACTGCTTTCAGAGTGCCGTCCTTTTTTACCCCTGTTTTGAGTTTAATTTTGAATGTACCTCCGCCGCGAAAGACAAGAAATTCCTCATCAGCGCTGCACATCAATTTTACAGGTTTTGCCGTTTTTCTTGAAAGGAAGGCAGTAATGTAATGGAAACCCTTGTCAGCGCCTCGTCCGCAAAATGCACCGCCTGTATTAAGATTCATTATTCTCACATTGCTTGTTGAGAGCCCTAAATTGAATGCCATATTGTTTTGAATAATTGCAGAAGACTGAATAGGCGTCCATATAGTAAGCTTGTTGGGAAGGGAAAAATCAGCTACTGCAATATGATGCTCTGAAAAACAACTGTGATTAGGCCTTACAATGAATTCGTCTTCCCGAATATGGTCAGATTCTTCAAATGCTTTTTCTATATTTCCAAAATTGATATCAATTTCATCTGCAATATTGTCTTCAAGATATTCATGAAGTACGGGCGCGCCTTGTGCCATAGCTTCTTCAATTGATAGAATTGGTTTGAGTGGCTCAAAATCAATCTTTATTGATTCTGCAGCTTCAAGAGCTGTATCTTCGTCAATTGCAGCTACAGCGGCAATTTCATCGCCAAAGCAATAGACTTTTTTATCACACAAGAGCTGCTCATCTGGACCAAACATAAATCCATTTATGTCTTCGTTTGTAATCACTGCTTTAACACCCGGAAGTTTTTTTGCCTTTGAAGTGTCGATATTGAGGATTTTAGCGCTGGCATATGGACTTCTTACAATTTTTCCATAGAGCATTCCGGGTAAAATAACATCGTCTGCGAATTGTGAACGCCCTGAAGCTTTATATACGCCATCTAAACGAGGGTGGCTTTTTCCTACTACATTGTATTTATCTTTTTTAACTGCCATCTTGAAAAAGTTACCTCATCTTTGCTCTGGAATAAGGCTCTTGATTGCTTCAATGATTTTTATATGTCCTGTGCATCTACAGAATGTACCTGCAAGGGCTTCTCTGATTTCTTCATCACTGGGAGTCGGGTTGTTGTCGAGAAGTGCTTTAGCTGTCATAACAATACCCGGCGTACAAAAACCACATTGTATAGCCCCTTTTTCTATAAAAGCTTTCTGAACGGGATGAAGCTCTTCTTCTGTGCTTATTCCTTCAATAGTTGTAATTTTATGTCCTTGTGCATCCAAAGCTAATATAAGACAGGAGAGGACTGCTTCTCCATCCATTATTACAGTACATACTCCGCAAGTGCCTATGTCACATCCTTTTTTTGTGCCTGTAAGTTTTAACTCGTATCTTATGACATCAAGCAATGTGTCATTTGGTTTGACTGCTACTTCATAGTCATCACCATTTACATTGAGAGTAATTATCCTTTTCAAAACTCTTCCCTCTTTATTTATTTTTCAGAGAGTGCCTCTAATGCTTTTTTAACAAGTGCAGACGCAAGTTTTCGCTTGTAGCCTGCTGAAGTAAAAAGATTTGTTAATGTCCCAAGCTCAGTTGCAGCAATGTTGGATGCTTCTTCTATACTTTTTTTTGTAATACCTGATTCAGCAATTATAGAAGCTGCTTTTTTGAGCAAAACAGGGGCTGATGTCATTGCCCCTATGACTATTTTTGCTTCACTGTATCCTTTATTTTTTTCCCCTTTCAGACTGATTGCCACATTGCCATAGCCGAAATCTATTCCTCTGCGGCTGCTAATCTTGTGAAAGTATGTCAGTGTCTTTTCCTCCCTTTGAGAAGGAATTGTTATTGAAGTAAGCAGTTCATCATTTGCAATATCGATATGTGATTTCCCGTTGTCTTTGAAGAAATCTGTTGCTTTGACTTTTCTTTCTCCTTCCTTCGAGGTTAATGTAAATTCTGCATCGAGCGCAATCATTACAGGTGCCGTATCAGAGCTGTTTATTGCATAACAGCGACCAGATTTTTTTATTGCATGGCAAACCGTGCCTCCTGTTTTGTGGCAAAGTTCTCTGCCGTCTCTCCAGAGTTTTGGTTGGTTGTAATACCAACACCTTGTATTCAAACAGATATTTCCGCCAATTGTTGCAGTGTTTCTTATATGCATTGAAGCAAGTGATTTTATCGAATCATAAAGAATTGGATAGTCATTTTTAATTTCTTCTTTCTTCAAAAGATTACTCAGCGTGAATGCAGAGCCAATTTTGAGCATTCCGTTCTCTTTTGAAAGAGAGGATAATTCAGGGATAGATTTTATACCTATTAAGATTTCCGGCATTTCAAGCCGGTGCTTCATATTTACGAGTAAATCTGTACCGCCTGCCAATATTTTTGCTTTGCTATCGGCTTCGGCAAGATTTGCTATGACTTCGTTTATTGAAAGAGCTTTTATGTATTCTGTTTTTGGAAGACGCAAAATTAATCTCCAAAATAATATTGAAAAAATCAATTATCTGTTAGAATAAAATTTAGTTCTCTGTCAAGTATAAGAAAAGGGTAATCTATCAAAAAAACAATTTAGGAAGGGAGTATTACATTGAGCAAAGAAGAAATCTATCCAAAAATGTTTGACTCATTGCCTGATGCAGATATTCCTTATAGAGGGATTGGTGCTAAACTTCTTCAAGGTATTGAACATCAAGTGATATTTTTCGATGTCAAGGAAGAGGCGTTTATCCCTGCACATAGGCATTCTGCACAATGGGGAGTTGTGCTTCAGGGAGAAATGGAAGTTGAAATGCAGGGAAATAGACGAAAGTTCAAGAAAGGAGAAAGTTATTTCATACCTGATGGAATTGAGCACTCAGTAAGATTGAGCAAAGGATTTAAAGCAGTAGATATTTTTTTTGAGAAAGAGCGTTATTGCACAAAGTCCTAAAATTTAAGAAACTTCAGATGAGTGAAAGAAAAAAAAATTTTTTTACGCCCTCCAATATAGAAATAAGAAGGTATTATCCTATCAAAGACAAATCAGGAAAATCATATCTTGAAAAAGAAGGATTGCCCGGGGAATATCCATTTACAAGGGGAATCCAGAAAACTATGTATCGTGGAAAGATATGGACTATGAGGCAGTATGCTGGTTTTGGGACGGCCTCTGATACGAATGAGCGTTTCAAGATGCTCATTAAACAAGGACAAAAAGGATTAAGCGTTGCCTTTGACCTTCCAACTCAGATGGGACTTGATTCAGATTCTCCAAGGGCTGAAGGTGAAGTTGGAAAAATTGGAGTTGCTGTGGATACACTATCTGATATGGAGGAGATTTTTGATGGAATTGAGATTGATAAAATCTCGGTTTCAATGACTGCGAATGCGCAGGCGGCAGTAATGCTTGCAATGTACATAGCTGTTGCCAAAAAAAGAGGCATACCCTTACATAAATTGAGAGGCACTCTTCAGAATGATATTATA is part of the Candidatus Schekmanbacteria bacterium genome and harbors:
- a CDS encoding (2Fe-2S)-binding protein, whose amino-acid sequence is MKRIITLNVNGDDYEVAVKPNDTLLDVIRYELKLTGTKKGCDIGTCGVCTVIMDGEAVLSCLILALDAQGHKITTIEGISTEEELHPVQKAFIEKGAIQCGFCTPGIVMTAKALLDNNPTPSDEEIREALAGTFCRCTGHIKIIEAIKSLIPEQR
- a CDS encoding cupin domain-containing protein; its protein translation is MSKEEIYPKMFDSLPDADIPYRGIGAKLLQGIEHQVIFFDVKEEAFIPAHRHSAQWGVVLQGEMEVEMQGNRRKFKKGESYFIPDGIEHSVRLSKGFKAVDIFFEKERYCTKS